From the genome of Alphaproteobacteria bacterium:
GGGGCTATGTCAACGTTTCGCTGCAAACCCATAAGATCAAAGGTTTGCACGAGAACGACTTTATTTTGGCGGCCAAGATCGACGCCGTGGCAACGGCTTAGTACGATTCTACCGGCTTTCCAGTTGGTTGGACAAATACGAATCGAAGCGTTCCAACCAAGGCTGACGGAAGTCGTCGCGCTCCATCCAAATCTCGTGTTTGGCGCCGGGGATCGGGAACAGGTCGCACGCTGCCATCAGCATGCAGGCGCGGTCATGGGCGTCCGGTAGCACGATCTGATCGTTGCGCGGGGATGCCAGTAGCACCGGCGTGCGAATGGCGCGCAGATAGCTCTCCTCGTTGATCTCGGCGATCGCGCGAAACGCGTTGTGCAGCCATCCGTAGGTCGCGCTCCCGAGTCGTAGCGCTGGCTTTAGGCGCATATACTCGTCGCCTACTCGAAAGCGTTCGGGGTCCTGCGAGACGTCGCTGTCTTCGACGGCAAAGTCATGGTCGTAGACCCAAGCCTTGCCACCGACGACATAGTTTTCCCCTGCAAAGAGGTCACCACCCCAAGCGAGCGGTTTCGCGACCCACCTGGGGATTGCCCCGGTATTGATGCGCAGCATTGGCGCCGTCAGGATAGCGAATTCGGCAACGTCAGGATGGTCGTGCAGCAGGCGTAACGCGATGTGACCGCCCATTGAATGGGCGAGCACAAACACTGGGACACCATCGCGCCGCTCAACAAAGTCGGTCACAAATTGCCGCAGATCGTCGGCGTCGCGGTCGTAGCCCTGGAACCAAGGCTTTTGCGAATCCGCAAGGTAGTGGTCCGAACCGCCTTGCCCGCGCCAGTCCATTTGCCACACGTCGATGTTGCGTGCATGCAGATCGCGGACGACTTCGAAGTATTTTT
Proteins encoded in this window:
- a CDS encoding alpha/beta hydrolase — encoded protein: MKTLRQACALVFFALMVLFGSTAMAHDAPMPDRFTEPDGWQWGRFTNPAGAAIRFGYLRADTPRATAVIVTGFREFGEKYFEVVRDLHARNIDVWQMDWRGQGGSDHYLADSQKPWFQGYDRDADDLRQFVTDFVERRDGVPVFVLAHSMGGHIALRLLHDHPDVAEFAILTAPMLRINTGAIPRWVAKPLAWGGDLFAGENYVVGGKAWVYDHDFAVEDSDVSQDPERFRVGDEYMRLKPALRLGSATYGWLHNAFRAIAEINEESYLRAIRTPVLLASPRNDQIVLPDAHDRACMLMAACDLFPIPGAKHEIWMERDDFRQPWLERFDSYLSNQLESR